TCAAGTGACTCGATATAAATTAGTTTTCGATAATTCGCATTTAACAgtcttatttttctatacgGGAAATGAGCGCAGAGCCTAGCTCAATCTCCACTAAACCGTAAGCGCTTTTATTTTGATCTTCCGTgtatataaaatcgataataCCGGTtcatgtcaaatattttttgaaataagcATATGATCATACTGGCGTGTTGAAAAGTTATGCAATAATAGATATGATCATATCCGGCCGGCTGACACATATTCGAATTAGTACCTAGTTTCAAGTACATATTCAATATGTATTATTCCCATTTCATTGAATCATCAATGACAGATTTGTCTTGAACAGttcaaaaaattgaatcaaGTTTGAAAGTCTTTCAAGTACGCAGCTCTTAATGTGAAagacttaaaattaatttttatttatttgtccatTTTATTAGTTTGGGTATTGAGTTTGCAATTGGTGGCCTAGCAGCAGTGGGTGCAGGACTCTTTACCAACCCAATTGATGTCGTAAAAGTACGCCTACAGTTACAGGGGGAATTAGAAGCACGCCACTCatacaagaaaatatataaaaacactTTACACGCAGCCTACCTAATAGCAAAACATGAAGGTGTACTTGCTTTGCAAGCAGGCATTGTACCAGCACTTTATTTTCAAGTGGTGCTCAATGGGATACGGTTAGGTGTCTACAACTGGGCAAAAGATCAtgaatttattactaataagaAAGGAAATACTGCTGTGTTTAGCACTGTAATAGTAACTGGAATGTCTGGAAGTATAGGTGCAGTTCTTGGCAGCCCTTTCTATATggtaaatgaatattttactttctattttcattactATGGTCacaattgaatcttgtaaataatacataaatgtcATGAATAAACTTATGTCTAATTCATAGAGTACATTGATATGCTGATGAAACTgggtatttaatatataagcTAAATTGATTTCATTGTTACAGCTGAAAACGCAATTACAGTCACAATCTGCACAAACTATAGCTGTTGGTTATCAGCATAACCATGCAGGTACATGGTGTACTTTTAAATCTTTATGGAAGAAAGGTGGGATTGCTGCGTTATACCATGGTTGGTATGCTAACATACCACGCCTTTTCGTAGGCTCTGCAACACAATTAACTGCTTTTGGTCTGGCTGCAGATTGGCTACGTTCAATGCAAGCGAGTATCTTGAACAGTGTAAAAAGAGAATGCAACACGTATTAGAATGTTGTTTGTTTTCTGCAGGTACTCACAGATCAACCGATATTATTAACGTTTGCAGCATCTTTGATTGGTGGTAGCTGCGTTGCACTTACTATACAACCATTCGATGTCTTAGCGACAAGGTTATACAATCAACGTAAGtttctacttatttattttaatgatatgaaatagtttttataataggATTGAATAGCACGGTTATACTGGTTACATTGACTGTATAGGAGTCGAACCAGGGGGTAAAGGTGCATTGTATAACGGTCTTCTGGACGCATTTATTAAGATATTTCGAACAGAGGGAGTAACTGGTTTATACAAAGGACTTTTCCCGACATGGATGAGAATAGCACCCCATACTGTACTCTGTTTGGTATTTTACGAAAAGCTAGATCAATTGTATAATACACTTAGGATTAATGCAGCTAAAGCTTGATTGATTAAatctgcaataaaaattgactattgtaatataaatacatatacaagCAGGGATGTAATGAAGAAGTGTAATAAAGGGTGTTAAATTTGTCATAATTTGGCgataatttctctttctacCACTTTTCGCTGGATTTATAGAATATGTACCAACTTTCATTGCATTCCTAAGTATACGTTGACTTTATAATCTCAATCCTCATGATACTGATAAAGTAAATGACACTAGTCATAGTAACACACAATATTATCagattttcctaaaaaatttaaaacattttgtttccTTGGTTCTTTTTTCAAGTcccaattttgttataattaatgtttttagcTGACCTTACATTTGCACACGTTGGGGATTcgcataatattaataagggTACTTATCAGAAAAATACTCTAACTGTTAATCAAAATCAATTGTTGGTACATTGGCTACCAGCTTGAGCGGTTTATTATTACTTCAATTGACGCTGTAAAGACTCTGAATTAAGTTTTACTTTTTTCCACAATCATCCATGTACGCACATTGCAAAAACAGATTTAAGCAGCCCCTTTGCAATACAATATCAtgtgaataaaatagatgaCAACGGTATATCCATAAAAACATTACACATGATTAAATAACTGTACGTGGTATATAGTTGTTGCAGATAAGTGGAAGTAAAAGTTAcgtattaaatatcatatgaATATAAGAACATAttatgaaacgaaataaaataaatttgttcttttatacATGAAGTGATGAGTTTCATAATCCAATAGTAAtgatttatcatttaaataatcaaatctgcaagattttcaatttatagtgataatttaaaatgtttgtttttatatttatatataaatttacatatacatttaCATACTGATCTAAACTTAcctatttacaattttaaagttCACGTATTCACTCATTTGATGAAttgaataatgtataaaactCATTTATAGTTTAGCTGTTCTCATACACTCcatatgtataaatgtatacaAAAAAGTGTGATAGAAAAAATTCTCCGTATTCCAATTTTgcttaatttaaaatacacgCCTAGAATTTGGTCTAGAGTTAAAGCCTTGATTTATGGATGCTGCAACATCCATTGTGCACCTTCCCCTTGTTTCAGGTAAATATATCCTAATAAAGTTTACATCACATTAGGTACATATCATTTTTTCAGAAgtaaattagtatttaatacttGATTAGTTACCTAATAATTTGTCCCAAGAATATAAGAAATACAGCAAATATTAGAAAAGTGTATGGCCCTATAATGGTTTCAACTGTTGGGAACATCATTCCTACTATGAAATTTCCACCCCAGTTGAAGACACTACCCAGTGCCATTGCTATTGGTCTTGGGCCTACGTCAAATAATTCAGATCCAATGAAATATGGTATTGGACCAAGACCAATTCCATAAAAGATCACATAAGCCAGTACAGCTATCGTACATACAGCTGGCATAAACGTTACTGCATGCTATGGAAAGACCAAGTCATTGTTTTGTCCTTATATAATCTTAAATTCTACTGCTTTTTCCACTTACAATTAGTAAGATAGATACGCATAGGATTATTAAACATCCGAGACATAAATAAGTACTGGTGAGCAGAACACCTCTCCTGTTCAAAGATGACATCACCGGTACCGATATAAGAGCCATCGCGATATTAGCCACACCGGTTCCGAGAGTAGCAAGTTCCGCCCCAGTTTCACCGAGTCCAGCAtccaaaaatatagaatttgaaTAGTAGAAGACGACATTTATACCACTCATTTGTTGTCCAAACTGTAATAAACAAACTAAAACCAGTGGAAGCTTTAGACATGGATCCTTTAATATGCGTTTTATGGTCCAAGGTTCGGCTGTTgttttagtttctatttcttgttGTAGTTTGGCAACTTCTACTTGCAAAAGTATTACATCTCTATTACGTAATCTACTCAGCTCTGAAATGTATTGAGTCAGTTAATACCAATGTTATGTTTATTACTACAGGAATACCAATTACATACTAACCATCTAAAGCCTTTTGTTTctgttctttaattataaataaatactttggACTTTCAGGTAAAACAGTACATGTAAGTATTAAAGCAAACATGCATAATGGAACAAAGGCTCCCAGCATATAATGCCAAGAGTTTGTGGTTCCTAAGACAGTCTTAAGTCCAGCAATTTGTCCTAGAAAAACTCCACATGTAAGTCCCAGTTGGCATATTACTCCCACAGCACCGCCTAACCTAAGGGGTGCTATTTCTGCCATATACATTGGTACTATGCTTGTAGCAAAACCTCCAGAAAGACCTAAAAGCTCTGTGTTGTTAACATATTTGACAGACAACTGTCATAGACAGCATTTGAAAACTTACCAACAACTAATCGTCCTGCTAGGAGAAGttcgattgaatttaatttatgtattagaAAAAACATTACAGCTCCTACAATACCAAATATGTTCCCAACACATAAAGTTGGTTTTCTTCCATATCTGTCTGCTAACCAACTGGCAATGAATGAACCAGTAACACCACcaataagaaaaatcgaaacaacTGTAGaccaaattattttcagacttttttcagaaatgtccaccttgtatctctctttaatacttttattgcaaaattgttctattaactggaacatatatacatatacatatatatacacataatttATTAGACTTTGTTAATGTTgtgtattaaataatcataGAAATTACAAACAGTTTTTCTGACAGAAATGAGTATTTAAAGttattgtatagtaataatactgACACCTGCTGCATTGTTTACTACTCCAATATTAAATCCTGTAGGTACCGCAGATCCTAGGCAGCATGTAATGCCAGCCAATGCCAATATCATGGTCCAGCCCCCCGAATCCTAAGAATATTCCAAGTTGAAATGCATTTCttgaaaacaatgaaaaaaatgaaagaccataatgtataatatgcCCAAAATCGGACATTAACTgataacgaaaataaatgaaagataattttgttttcaaatataaaagaataaaaaatgatttgacATTCCTTAAGATCAGAGGCTTGTGTTTCATAATTTGTGTACTAAAGAATGTATGTAAACGTATTCATTATACGAACGTAGTCTGATAAGATAACTTCAGCTAACATTATTGTTTGTATCAATTTCAATATACATAatgtatcaataatattttcactgtAGTATGTATTCAAtcgaaaatagttaaaaaatataatagaaaaaaaagaaaggaaaagtgAAAAGAATGTGCAAATACGTATAGTTCAATTGTCAGTGAAATTTCTTAGACCTTATAAAACTTGAAAATGTcaaacaattgaataataatcatGCTTACCGATCTTTCGTTTCGATCGTCGGGGATGGATTGACGCTGGTGTTCAGCGTCTGTAAGTACAGCTGCATGACTATCTATAATTACGaagaacaataattaaatttcaatgtttatcAAAGAAACAACTGTCGCTATTCTCTacatatatattgtgtaatatgtATCTAAATTGGTACAAAACTCCTACAAAATAACATCTTTTTGTACGGATTCAGTTGCAAATACTTATAGGTCAACATTTCATCGTAAGTGAAACTATCGCACTCGACCAAAGTCACGATACCAGTGcaatttcttaaatgtatTTCACTGAATTATATGTAAACAACAGCAAAAAAGTTCTCGATAAACATTACCTAATGCCATGCTTTATACAGCACGTGCTGCTGACACGACGCCATCAGAACGATAATGATAAGTAGCGCATTGCATAGAAGCAAGCGTACTACGACTACGACCTACGaatatctatacatatacatatagatatacatataggcATGTATATGAGTGTTGAACACTATAGTGAGCTATATACGCAAGACAGGTTGGAAAAAATGGTCGCTGCCGTTGATGTAatgatcaaaatatttatattttcttattaagaCATACTatcttcaatttaaataacagtagTTTTTTTACGATTACTCTGCATCATACAAGTTTGATGAGATTCTCAGCATGGATAGGATTTTTCGAAATCTGCACGATATGTtgtttaaatggaattaaatatttttttgccATTTGAATCaatcataatatttcaaaaagttATTGTATACATTGATTAGTAAACTAGTCTTTCTAATAACTTACTAAAGTTCAAATTGTTTGATACAATGTTCAAAATGTTACGTATTTCGTTGTAAAGATTGTCTGAATATTTTCGTGACCTACTGTACGTAACGTATTTCTGCTACAAGGGTAAGGTAGATCTGAGTCACTTCTGGGTCTTTGCCcatacttatatattaattttctgtccTTCAAAAATacaatcataaataaaaagattgaaaatagaaaagggATTGtgagattgaaattattattagtttcttAGGTATCTACCTTGATATTTACattcttgtaaaattttatactgaatgaatatagattaaattgaatcgat
This sequence is a window from Augochlora pura isolate Apur16 chromosome 9, APUR_v2.2.1, whole genome shotgun sequence. Protein-coding genes within it:
- the LOC144474874 gene encoding solute carrier family 2, facilitated glucose transporter member 1 isoform X2, translating into MALDSHAAVLTDAEHQRQSIPDDRNERSDSGGWTMILALAGITCCLGSAVPTGFNIGVVNNAAGLIEQFCNKSIKERYKVDISEKSLKIIWSTVVSIFLIGGVTGSFIASWLADRYGRKPTLCVGNIFGIVGAVMFFLIHKLNSIELLLAGRLVVGLSGGFATSIVPMYMAEIAPLRLGGAVGVICQLGLTCGVFLGQIAGLKTVLGTTNSWHYMLGAFVPLCMFALILTCTVLPESPKYLFIIKEQKQKALDELSRLRNRDVILLQVEVAKLQQEIETKTTAEPWTIKRILKDPCLKLPLVLVCLLQFGQQMSGINVVFYYSNSIFLDAGLGETGAELATLGTGVANIAMALISVPVMSSLNRRGVLLTSTYLCLGCLIILCVSILLIHAVTFMPAVCTIAVLAYVIFYGIGLGPIPYFIGSELFDVGPRPIAMALGSVFNWGGNFIVGMMFPTVETIIGPYTFLIFAVFLIFLGQIIRIYLPETRGRCTMDVAASINQGFNSRPNSRRVF
- the LOC144474874 gene encoding solute carrier family 2, facilitated glucose transporter member 3 isoform X3; amino-acid sequence: MILALAGITCCLGSAVPTGFNIGVVNNAAGLIEQFCNKSIKERYKVDISEKSLKIIWSTVVSIFLIGGVTGSFIASWLADRYGRKPTLCVGNIFGIVGAVMFFLIHKLNSIELLLAGRLVVGLSGGFATSIVPMYMAEIAPLRLGGAVGVICQLGLTCGVFLGQIAGLKTVLGTTNSWHYMLGAFVPLCMFALILTCTVLPESPKYLFIIKEQKQKALDELSRLRNRDVILLQVEVAKLQQEIETKTTAEPWTIKRILKDPCLKLPLVLVCLLQFGQQMSGINVVFYYSNSIFLDAGLGETGAELATLGTGVANIAMALISVPVMSSLNRRGVLLTSTYLCLGCLIILCVSILLIHAVTFMPAVCTIAVLAYVIFYGIGLGPIPYFIGSELFDVGPRPIAMALGSVFNWGGNFIVGMMFPTVETIIGPYTFLIFAVFLIFLGQIIRIYLPETRGRCTMDVAASINQGFNSRPNSRRVF
- the LOC144474874 gene encoding solute carrier family 2, facilitated glucose transporter member 1 isoform X1 — its product is MHDYKDSHAAVLTDAEHQRQSIPDDRNERSDSGGWTMILALAGITCCLGSAVPTGFNIGVVNNAAGLIEQFCNKSIKERYKVDISEKSLKIIWSTVVSIFLIGGVTGSFIASWLADRYGRKPTLCVGNIFGIVGAVMFFLIHKLNSIELLLAGRLVVGLSGGFATSIVPMYMAEIAPLRLGGAVGVICQLGLTCGVFLGQIAGLKTVLGTTNSWHYMLGAFVPLCMFALILTCTVLPESPKYLFIIKEQKQKALDELSRLRNRDVILLQVEVAKLQQEIETKTTAEPWTIKRILKDPCLKLPLVLVCLLQFGQQMSGINVVFYYSNSIFLDAGLGETGAELATLGTGVANIAMALISVPVMSSLNRRGVLLTSTYLCLGCLIILCVSILLIHAVTFMPAVCTIAVLAYVIFYGIGLGPIPYFIGSELFDVGPRPIAMALGSVFNWGGNFIVGMMFPTVETIIGPYTFLIFAVFLIFLGQIIRIYLPETRGRCTMDVAASINQGFNSRPNSRRVF
- the LOC144474875 gene encoding solute carrier family 25 member 35; protein product: MSAEPSSISTKPLGIEFAIGGLAAVGAGLFTNPIDVVKVRLQLQGELEARHSYKKIYKNTLHAAYLIAKHEGVLALQAGIVPALYFQVVLNGIRLGVYNWAKDHEFITNKKGNTAVFSTVIVTGMSGSIGAVLGSPFYMLKTQLQSQSAQTIAVGYQHNHAGTWCTFKSLWKKGGIAALYHGWYANIPRLFVGSATQLTAFGLAADWLRSMQVLTDQPILLTFAASLIGGSCVALTIQPFDVLATRLYNQRVEPGGKGALYNGLLDAFIKIFRTEGVTGLYKGLFPTWMRIAPHTVLCLVFYEKLDQLYNTLRINAAKA